DNA from Toxoplasma gondii ME49 chromosome X, whole genome shotgun sequence:
GCCAGTACCAGAATTGTCTGGGTTGACTCGGGGAACGGTTCCTCCTCAGCGTCGTGAAGCCTCTCTCTGGCAGTTCCGTGATTTGCCGCATTGTGATGCTGTTCCTGCGCTGCGTTTCCCGTTTCGCACATGGCGCCGACGTCAGCGAAGGCAAACATAGTTTGCGGGGGTCGCTCGCTGCAGACGTGGCACGGTTTCAGTGGCAAGTTCCCCAGCCCCGTTCGAATCAAAATGGTCTCAGGGCCCAGGAAGCACGTGGACGCTTCAAGATGTTTCCATGTCACGTTTGGTCGTCTCACTCGATTGCTTCGTGTTTCGTTCATATACGTCGTTCATATGCTTGTTGGATATGTGGCGACCCGTCCCAGGGAATGCAATTCTCTCCAGCGGTCCATGTCAGTTTTTTGCGTGTCCGCCAGCATGTTGCCCGGACTTTTGTTTCCACGCAGGGGTCTCTGAAGGTTTTTCGGTCACGTTTTGGCTTTTGCTTTGCCTCTTCAGGTACCTTGAGGAGctctggaagaagaagcagtctGATGTGCtgcgcttccttcttcgtgtgCGCACGTGGGAGTACAGACAGCTGCCCGCTGTCCACAGGTGCACGCAGAGCACGCGCCCCGACAAGGCACGTCGTCTGGGGtacaagaagaagcagggcTTCGTGATTTACCGTGTCCGAgtgagaagaggagacaggaagaagcaagtcCACAAGGGCATTGTGTACGGAAAGCCGAAAAACCAGGGTAAGCGCGCCAGTCAAAGTTATGCGCTCTCCTACGTGTCCGTGTAAAACATCAAGTCCGTCTTCCTGTGGTTATCTGGCTGGGGTTCCCTATATATTATCCGTGTAGGAGCGCCATAATGCGTAGCCGTGATACCTACGTGGAAGCACGCGTCTCGCCACATTTTCTGTccctccgtttctcccttcccctcACGCACACTGCAGCCGCCCTTCCGAAACGGAGATGCTTTCTCGTATGTCCCTCCCCGACGTCATACCCACATGCACTCAAGAGTAGCTGCACATATGTTGGGGTCGCTCGAGGCCGGCGCAGCAGCCTTGGGTTCATCGACTTCGGTTGGATGTTTTCTGGCATTTCTTAGGTGTTCGTAAGCAGAAGTCAACTCGCAACCTGCGCGCCGTGGCTGAGGAGAAAGTTGGCCGTAAGATCTGCGGAGGCTTGCGCGTGCTGAACAGCTACTGGGTGGGCCAAGACGCCGTGTACAAGTACTACGAAGTGATTTTGGTGGACCCTGCCCACAATGCGATCCGCAACGACCCGCGCATCAACTGGCTGTGCAAGCCTGTGATGAAGCACAGAGAGTGCAGAGGCCTCACCTCTGCCGGCAAGAAGTACCGTGGCCTGCGCACCAAGGGCAGCGGTGCAGCCCGTCTGCGCCCTTCCCGCCGTGCAtgctggaagaagaggcaagcTGTCCGCCTGCGCAGATACAGATAAGCCACGCGggaagcgaggcagagaccgaaagaagcgaggcggAGCCAGGAGGGAAGCCGGACGGCGCACAGGGGGCTCTCGACTTCTGCGTTCTTGGgcgcttttttctgtttttgagAGATCTGGAAAACGAGCTCGCAAGAAAACACGCATGGGTGGTTACCGCACTGcggcttctcgtctccgtttcttaGCCGACGAACCACGAACGCTGGGAGCGAGAAAGCGGGATGGAAGGCCGCCGACTGTTGTGGGCTGCTCTCTGCTTAGCCGCCGAGTGTGGGTTCTGTGCCTGCTCTTCTACGGCTTCtcaaaagagaggaacgcgagaggcgTGCGGCCACCTCCCGTCGGGGCAAAGCCCAAAGGGAGTTAAAGATACATCcggagaaaggggaagctGTCGAGGCAGCCAAGCAGCCGACGCTGTGCCACTGCGTGACTTTCAGAGAGCATGCAACCAgtcaagaagaggaacggaggCGTGAGTATATACGTGTGTATATCGACGAGCGCGTCTCTTGAACTCGAAGCCTTGTGACACTTTATACCATCGTTagtctgctttctctcgctgagaaagaagaactcTAAAGTGTTTGCGTGGAGGAAATGCAGCAGGGGCGCTATAACCCCTCTCTTGTCCAACAGGCAATACGCCACACAAAGAGGCCGCCTCTGCGCACGAGCGACCATGGCAAAGAGCCACCTGAACGTCCACGCGGTGGCGCCTTGTCAGTTGAGCTACACAGAAAAATCAGAAACGAATGTCGACCACTTTCAGAGGATAGAAGTTCCTCTCGTTCAGGGACGTATCTGCAGGAAACATTTGCCACCGCTTGGTAGCGGAGAATAGAAGAACCTTGACGCTTTACCCAACATGTTAGAGCAGAGGGCGAGGCCATGAAAGAGATAAGCACTCCACCAGCTACAATACAGTTTGTAGACCCCGTGAAGGCGAAGAGTAGACCTgaagggaagcagaggagtGGCGCGTGTCTCGTGTACAGACCGATTCTGAAGCCACTGTTGTTTCACAGCTCGAATAGAGCACTCGGTAACATCGTAACTGGCTGCACTGGCGTTGAACTACAAGCATGAAGACGAGCCGTTGATACAGCATTGTCTTTTTAGAACATGCAGTAGATGCCATGTATTTCTTGAAACATTTCCTCAACAGTAAATCTCGATTCGATAGTGAGAAACGCCCCTCTCCTTTGTGTCTGGTGGCAAGGGAAACTAATCCCCGTTTTTCAAGAGCGGCCCAGCGGCAAAGTAAGGGTGACAGCTGAGTCAagctctctttttttctcacaGAGAAAGTGTCGGCGAATCGCGCCATGTTGAAGCCGCAGCACACACCTGGTTGTGACGTAGAAAAAAAAATTGACaccggagaaagcgagacgtTCTTTCGTGCATCTCCGTGTTTGTGTGAAATCCGTTGCACAACCCGTTTTTCGAGAAACCAAAAGTGGACCATTTTCTTCAAGGATTTGACAAGAGAGGGGCGTTGACAAGACATGCAAACGTATTTTCACCACAACAGCGGCTTGCGCTTTGTATAGGAGACAGAATGCACGTTATTCTCGAAAGGAGCAATCCCGTTGGCATCTTTTCCTTCGGTAGTGGTCTCGACTCGACAATGTACCCGCGACGTCTCTGACTAGATGTTTAACGCTAGCGAATGCTCGAGGCGCTTCTGAGGTACATCTAAAAACGCTCTCCATCAAGCCCATCTTGATGCATCTAACTCTTGAGTCTTCCTGATTCCTTCCCACCCTGCGAACCATTCCGAAAGGACGTCTAGGCCTCGCGAATGTCAGCGCCGATCACGACCCAGACTGGCGCTGCagtgtcttcgtcgtctctgaGCGGACGGCGCACGACGAGGAGTTCGTGGCGTCCAGGTCCCaggtttgtttttcttcgtttttctcgaacTCCACTTTCTGCACTCGCCATTTcattcgctttctcttccgcgtctctcctcccacCCAGTCCCGCTCGCAGGCTTCTCTGACGCATGTATTTTCTGCCCACCAGACTCTGCGTCTGcacctcgccttcctcctcgctgctGCTCGTTGCAgcctcttttgtctcttctcgttcttcttctcgacgagCTGAgactttccttcttctctgtctgcttcctcttcggtggccttcctctgtctcctcgccaccACCTTGatgttcttcttccacaCCCTCTTGGCTGTCGACCAGCCCGCGAAGCACAGAACGAAGGAGCTCCCGAGCCCCGCTGTCCGTTGCCGCAAAGAGGGGGCTGATGCCTTGCGCACTCACGCAGCTAAAGCGCGATCcctggaaaagaaacaatGTCGAGACCAAAAAGCAAGCCTTTCATCCAGCGAAAAAAGTTGGAAAAACATTCGTGAAGTGCAACCTGCCCACCCTGCATTCAATAAAACCGAAGCCGCATTCGGTCCTAAATCTCCTAAGACAGAGGCGTACACACAGACATGTActgctatatatatatatatatatacgaacacagagagagacgtacACACGCTTGCATGAGacacatatatttatgtgtgcGAGTTTGCGCGTGGGATAAACTGTAGCTGCGTAGAAGAGGAAGTCTGGGATTTCTGAGTACGATCGGAGTTCAGCTTACCACTGCATCTTTGAGATCGACGATGAGATGGGTCCCGTGGGCGTCTGCAAGAACAAGTCGGAAGTCGTAcctggaagagagaaaggaaaaaatcGTTCAAAGCCGATCTACGGAGAAAACCGACGGGGGGGAATGGCCGCTCCGTTGCCATATACGAATCAAACAGACGACCAAAAtgagcagagacgcggacTTCTCCGTCTGTCCAAATTCTTCATTTGCAGACACCGATAAGAGCGTTGGATAGAGAAATGAACTGGAATATTTCGAAGATAGCAGATGCCGGGGATGTCCACACCAAGAACATCTGAGATGGTTCTACatcacagaaaaaaacacagaaaaacctGAACAGTTCCCGCTATCTCTTCCGTGTCACTGCCActatacgtatatatatatatatatatatacagacatataAAGACATACGActacatgtgcatatacatatgtttaCATATGTCGTTGTTTATGCAGATATCTTTATGTATCCTGGCAGCTGGAAGCATTCCCGATTTTCTTCCTGTCCATGTTTCCTCTTCAGACCTGAACACGGGCTCGGTTGCGGACGCGTTAGAAGAGAGCAATTTTCCCTCCAGCTTTCGTCACCAAAGACAGGAAAACCGGTATTTCTTTGTATCTGTGCAACCTCGACCCTCTGGACGCCTCATTCACAACGAAGCCTCTAAACACTGAGCGTCATTCCCCATTCATACACTTCAGTCGTTGAGCACCGACCTCGTCCCCTCTTCAAGTTGCCAAGCCAGAAAAGGACTTGGCCTCCTGGCGGAGACTATGAAGGTGTCTGTTTCACGGATCCACGTTTTATTCGGTTTCAAGACCACTGTGTTACGTGCATCATTAAGTGCAGTGGTATCAAGCTTAGTCACACGCTCCCTTTCGCCTCGCGTTCCAGTCCTCTAAGGAGATTCCTGATGTGCTTTGACTAACGCATGCTGTCGCTTgatttttctgtcttcgcaGACGCTTACATGACAAGAAGCATTGCGGCGTCTCTGTGGCGGCAGGTCGGACACCAGAGCGGTTCGTCAGGCGTTgcgtgttctctctctgctcgcgccACAGGCcttcctcggcctcttccactggagagaaaagaatcTCTTGCATCTCCCCCGTCTGGCTCGGAAGCCTCCAACGGCCGAGAAGAGCGGCAAATAAGACACTGAACAGTCAGCCACGTTCGGGGATTCTGCAAATCCACGCTCGCGCTGTGACTTCGAGGACCCACATCGATGACATGCATTTCCttcagaagaaacggacCCGTCCGCATgcggcgaggcgaaggcgacgttGTGCGCTAAATAAAAGGGAAAGGAAACATAAAAAGTCCAAAACGGATAAATAAGCATACATAGCCACAGAtaaatgcatgtgtatgcatagagctacgcgtatatatatatatatatatatatttatatgcatctatatgCATAAGCGTATGCACATATGTGTGTGAGTATACGATATGCTGCAGAGAGATGTATCAGGAATGGTTGGACTCGGTAGTGACGGGAGAGTCCAGGGACTCCGGGGACGCTTCGGAGTCGAGGGCAGGGAAAAAGACACGACTGAGCACCGAGCGTCGCTGGAGCGAGTGCTTCGCTGTGCGAGGTGGAAAATCGAGGGAACGAATGAGGAAAACCGGAGAGTTCgagcgaaacgaaaaacgaaaagcaaAGGCGAGAGTGCGGCAGCAGAACATGCAAGAGTTCCTGAAAACTGGGATCAACCTGACAGACTGCCAGCGAAGAACGACATCGGCTGTCTTacgcgcgaagaagcaagaaggGGGTCGAGGCATTTGTAGACTGAGACCGACGGGTGCCGATCGAGCAGCTCTTTTGGGACGAAGAACTCGAAGCGGCAAGGCAAGGCACCGACGGGGAGGAGACTGAACAGAAGGAATCAGATGAACGAGTGGAAAAGAATAAAACACGGACGGCCCAGGCACGGCAGGCGAGGGAAAAGGAGGACTAGAGCCGTCAGGCACTGGGAAAGAGCaaaagcaggaagagaagagcaccGCATCTGGGACGGACGCCGGCGAATCCGCTCCACtaaggagaaaaaggaagaccaccgagaaatgcagacgacgaagcacTTGTCAAAACAAATCAAAAGGCGATGTGTGAAAGCAGGCTCAAAACGAATACGCACACCCTGCGGCGATTTCATCGTGTCGCTCCCTCTGTGATCCGTTCCCGCATCGCTACCAGCTCGTTTCTTGCCTCTTTGaatttgtctctctgcactttGCGACTCTTCattcctccccttctccccCCAACCACCACCAGCTACAGCCTTTACCTCTCCTCTGGGTGCTCCTCGCCTTGGCCAGACGGCGCAGCTCTCTCGCATGTTGTCTCGACCCCTTGCTGCTCATCCCGCGCGTCCGTGActttttctcgccgttccTCCCACGGATGCTCGATTCGCGCAACTCGTTGCACGTCTGCCTGCGTTCGTCCTCCAtgtgcgtctgcatgcgtttgtgcatgcacttggGCGTCAGCGtcgcgtttgtcttcttcctcgacaagGACCTGCAGGGCAAGATCGAGGTCGCGTTGGGCTCTGAGGGCGTCGAGTGCGAAGTGGGGCAGGCGCGTGATTC
Protein-coding regions in this window:
- the RPL15 gene encoding ribosomal protein RPL15 (encoded by transcript TGME49_228470), which gives rise to MGAYKYLEELWKKKQSDVLRFLLRVRTWEYRQLPAVHRCTQSTRPDKARRLGYKKKQGFVIYRVRVRRGDRKKQVHKGIVYGKPKNQGVRKQKSTRNLRAVAEEKVGRKICGGLRVLNSYWVGQDAVYKYYEVILVDPAHNAIRNDPRINWLCKPVMKHRECRGLTSAGKKYRGLRTKGSGAARLRPSRRACWKKRQAVRLRRYR